A window of Pyrinomonadaceae bacterium genomic DNA:
GCTCCGTCAGTAACCTGACAAGCGTGCCTCGAACTGTGGTTCGGTTACGTGCACCTCACGGTAAATTGAGGGGGGTCTCTAACCAACCGTTGCGTAGCAGTTTTATTGGATTGTCTCTCTTAGGTAAGTATTAGAAGCAATCCCGGGTCGCCCAATCATGACTCGCGCAAGTGACCAATCAGACGCTCCAGAAGCTCGATCGGCAGACCAGAATCTTGTTTCGCCGGTGTCGAGCGAGCGGCTTGTAACCCAGGATCCAGTATTCAGACTGCTTCACGATAAGATCGGTTGTAAATGGTCAATCATCCTTATCGTGTTGCTCCTTAGCATCGTTTACTTTTGCGAAAGCGCCCTACTCTTCAAATCTCCGAGTACTGCGTCCTCAACATCAGCCTCGCTTGAACTCTTAACCGCGCTGAGAAAGATTCTAACCACCTCACTTGGATTGTTCGTCTATCTTCGACTGCCGGGCTGGATCGCAGGATTATTCAATTCTCTTAAACACGAAGACGTGATTGGCGAGAGTCGAGACAAGATTTTAAGGTATGAGGATTTCCTGGCTAAGGTCGTACGCAAAGTTGACCGCAAAGTTTGGGCCGTTTGTGGTCTGGTGTTCATTATTGCGTTCTGGGCGTGGCGCATTTTTAGTTACTATCGCCATTCTGCTTATTCGAGTAAGCGACCGTTTTGGTTAGAAGCAGCGGCCCTCATCGTTTATGGAATCCCCTACTATGCCTTCATCGTGGCCCTGATCAAGTTTTGTGTGATTCTCTTCTTAACGACGCGCTTGTTTAGCTTGTTCAACATTCAAGTTAATCCGCTGCACCCGGATGGCGCAGGGGGATTCGGTGCGATCGGACGACTGCTCTCGAGATTTGTAATGGCGACGGTGGCGTTTGCTTTACTCGCCTCAGCGGGAAGATTCTTATCATACGCGCGTTATGGATATCTGCACATGGGACGGACTGAGGTCATCCTGCTGTTAATGACGGGCACAGTGTTGCCCTTGTTTCTATGGGCCTGGCTCTGGGTTCCTCACAAAGCGATGGTTAAGTTCCGAGATCGCAAGCTGATGATTTTAGCTGAAGAGTTCCGGCGATCCATTCGAGACGGGCATCTGGCGACACCCGCGGACTCGGTGTCGATTAAGTTGAGCACCGACAGACTGGCGGAGCTCAAGAAGTCATACGAACTACTGAAAGAGACTTATCCAGTTTGGCCGATGAGTTTTGGTCGAATGAGGAGCTTGGTCGCTCTTACGAGCGCGCCCTTGATCACGACGTTTTTCCCGCAACTAATCGATTATTTACGCGGCCGCTAACAACCTCCGTACCGCTGTTCAGGACTTCTAAGTCCGCACGCGCGAAATAAAATAAAACGCCCCTCCCGCAAAAATCGCAATCGGCGCCCAGACGGCGACCTGCGGAGGCAGCAGCGCGTGCTCACCGAGCTGCGTAAAGCCGCTTGAGATAAGCCAGAACAGAAGACTCACGACGACCGCCGAGCAAAGCGCCAGCACGGTGCTTTTGCGGCCGAGCGAAATCGCCAGAGGCATTCCAATCAAAGCCATGATGATCACGCTAAAGGGGGCGGCGTACTTACGCTGCAACCCCACTGCGAGCACTGCGGTGTCGGTGCCGCGCGCTTTCAAAGTCTTGATGTATTCGCGCAGACGGCTCGCGTCCAACTGCGAGGGTCGATCAACGGTCGGCCGAAAGACGCGTGGCGTTTCCACGCCGTCAACCGTCATCGCCTGGGCTGACTGTGTCGAGACCTGGGAACGACCTAAATCAAACCATTTCGCGCCAGTAATCTCGATGCGGTTCAGCCCCACCCAACGGGCAGAGTCACCATTCAGCACACGCTTCAATTCGCTTGGCCGCGACGTGTCGAATTCGTAAATGGAGGGTTTAATCAACGCTTCAGCGCGATCGTCGAACTCGTATGAATAGATCCGCAGGCCGTCGTTACTCACCAGCCAACGCCGCTCGCCGGGCGTGGACTGCGCCACGTTGCCGCGGATCCGGGCGCGCAGATCGTCCTGCTTAACGTTTGCCGCCGGCATGATCCGTTCCTGAATCAACCACAGTCCCCCCGCAATGACCATGGCGAAAACAAAACCGGGCAACATCAGGCGATAGACGCTTTGTCCACTGGCCCACCAGGCGACGGCTTCCCTTCTCCGCGCGATCAACGCGTAAGTCAGCAAGGCCGCGACCAGCACGCTTCCGGGAAATAGCTCCACACTTACCAGAGGCAGAAGGAAGAATAGATACTCACCAAGAAGTTTCACCCCGCCGCCCCGAGTCACCAGGAACCGCCAAAGCTCGAAGCCGGTAAAAATGTTGAAGACAATGACGAGCGCCACGAAGGCAAACAAAAAACTCAACGTCATCGTGCGTACGACACTGGTGTCGAGCAGGGTGGGAAAGCGAACGGTCCACCGGCGACGAACCGGCTCTTTCTGAGTCTTCCTTTCAGCACGTGCCGCTGAATCTCTCGTGGCCGTCCCGGCCCGACGAAGTGAAAAGCTAAAGGTCCGGTTCACCAGCAGCAGTATCACCGCGAAGATCAGCACCAGAGACGTCGCGAGCCATCCGCCTACAACCGGCGGGACGGTTCCGCCGCGCGTTAACTGCTCGCCGGCAACGACCAAGAGGTAATACGTCACCATGACGACGAGCGACATGAGCGCGCCGAAACCGCGACTGCCGCGACGGAAGCGGATTGCCAGAACTGCGCCAAAAAATGCGAAGACCAGCGGCGACACGCCGAGCGCGATCCGCTTGTGAAGCAGAAAGACCCCTTCGCGATGCTGCGGCCCGCTGCTTTCATTAATAAAGCGGCGCAAGGCGCGAAATCCCATTTCGTCAGGCTTGTTCTCGGACTTTTGGAGCCGCGCAATCAATTCGTTGCGCCCGGTGTTGAAGAGAATGCGTAGCTGGTCCAGCCGTTCAACCACATATTGCTGGTCGGCCGCTTCGCTCGCGGGCAACTTTGTTTGCACAGCGTCCTCGAGCACCAGCTCGGA
This region includes:
- a CDS encoding LptF/LptG family permease; the encoded protein is MASRRIIERYILRTILPYAAAAFVLLTGILFVQQSGRYFETIFRTTVPAQFLYGLSLALLPTVLVFTIPMAILSGTIIGLGRMGSDSELIAMRAAGVSRWQIVLPALVVGLIATVAALQLNLSEAPHAQQDLRALGARAALYKLDSPVEPQTFTTDIPGYVIYVREGDKSRGQWGGVFIQTKEADGSTRLITARSGRIDSSTEKSELVLEDAVQTKLPASEAADQQYVVERLDQLRILFNTGRNELIARLQKSENKPDEMGFRALRRFINESSGPQHREGVFLLHKRIALGVSPLVFAFFGAVLAIRFRRGSRGFGALMSLVVMVTYYLLVVAGEQLTRGGTVPPVVGGWLATSLVLIFAVILLLVNRTFSFSLRRAGTATRDSAARAERKTQKEPVRRRWTVRFPTLLDTSVVRTMTLSFLFAFVALVIVFNIFTGFELWRFLVTRGGGVKLLGEYLFFLLPLVSVELFPGSVLVAALLTYALIARRREAVAWWASGQSVYRLMLPGFVFAMVIAGGLWLIQERIMPAANVKQDDLRARIRGNVAQSTPGERRWLVSNDGLRIYSYEFDDRAEALIKPSIYEFDTSRPSELKRVLNGDSARWVGLNRIEITGAKWFDLGRSQVSTQSAQAMTVDGVETPRVFRPTVDRPSQLDASRLREYIKTLKARGTDTAVLAVGLQRKYAAPFSVIIMALIGMPLAISLGRKSTVLALCSAVVVSLLFWLISSGFTQLGEHALLPPQVAVWAPIAIFAGGAFYFISRVRT